A single window of Metallosphaera hakonensis JCM 8857 = DSM 7519 DNA harbors:
- a CDS encoding GNAT family N-acetyltransferase, whose amino-acid sequence MSSIIISDAWEGDLKEIAEIENSSFDQPFPLPLLKAYLSLADGLFLVARDNDRVLGYCIGIVQFKVRGHIISIATSIHSRKRGVGSALLQELERRFMKIGCTYSYLEVNVKNLDAISFYYNRSYRIVRTRKNYYGRNKHGFIMTKSFKGLNYFE is encoded by the coding sequence ATGTCCTCCATAATTATATCTGATGCATGGGAAGGGGATCTGAAGGAGATCGCTGAAATAGAGAACTCGAGTTTCGATCAACCTTTTCCTCTACCCCTGCTCAAAGCATATCTCAGTCTGGCCGATGGTCTATTTCTAGTAGCGAGGGATAACGATAGAGTGCTTGGTTACTGTATAGGTATTGTTCAATTTAAGGTTCGAGGACATATTATCTCCATAGCTACCTCAATTCATTCCAGGAAAAGGGGAGTTGGATCTGCCCTCCTTCAAGAACTTGAAAGGAGGTTCATGAAGATAGGATGCACCTACTCTTACTTGGAAGTGAATGTGAAGAATCTAGATGCCATTTCGTTTTACTACAACAGGTCCTACAGGATTGTGAGAACTAGAAAGAATTATTATGGAAGGAACAAGCACGGCTTTATAATGACCAAGAGTTTCAAGGGATTAAATTACTTTGAGTAG
- a CDS encoding DNA-directed DNA polymerase, whose amino-acid sequence MKQIEKIYEAPPPKLRFIAFDIEVHNKYGFPDPRRDPVIIIGVWSDDGPKQFVNTDGDDLKIIREFSKFVLDYDPDVILGYNSNGFDWQYLIERAMIRKAKLDIGRKVNSEPSQGTYGHYSVVGRLNVDLYGFAQHIEEVKVKSLDNVADYLGVLPKQKRVNLEWYQIPEYWGDPKKRDIVLKYNLDDVKATYLLKDVFFPFGEQLTEISGLPLDQLSMASMGYRVEWLLMRQAKKFNELIPNRAERKYDSYRGGLVIEPKPGLHEDVVVLDFSSMYPSIMIKYNIGPDTLVSGECDDCWTAPEVGYKFRKDVDGFYRSILNFLIEERRKAKEELNRATDEYEKRRLDERQRALKIMANTMYGYMGWLGARWYSREGAEAVTAWGREIIMNAAKVAKEFGYDVIYGDTDSIFVKGDMHSLDRLVQSIIGKLDLEIKIDKKYKKVFFTENKKRYAGLTYDGKIDIVGFEAIRGDWCELAKEVQRDVIEKVLLKGVDEAVKTAREAIMKVKRREFDLHDMIIWKSLDKGLDEYEVDAPHVIAAKKAMNAGFAISKTGKIGYVILKGGGKISDRVEPYFLVKDKSRIDTEYYVDKQIVPAVMRILESFGVKENNLKGAGIDIMDYFRDR is encoded by the coding sequence TTGAAACAAATTGAGAAAATATATGAGGCTCCTCCTCCCAAACTAAGGTTTATAGCATTTGATATAGAAGTTCACAATAAATATGGGTTTCCAGACCCTAGACGGGACCCAGTTATTATTATTGGGGTTTGGTCTGATGATGGACCGAAACAATTTGTAAATACTGATGGAGACGATCTCAAGATAATAAGGGAGTTCTCAAAGTTTGTCCTGGATTACGATCCAGATGTAATTTTAGGTTATAATTCCAACGGCTTTGATTGGCAGTACTTAATTGAACGGGCAATGATTAGGAAGGCGAAACTCGATATTGGAAGGAAAGTGAACTCAGAACCTAGCCAAGGTACTTACGGGCACTACTCAGTTGTGGGTAGGCTAAACGTAGATCTTTACGGATTTGCCCAGCATATTGAGGAGGTAAAGGTGAAAAGTCTTGATAACGTGGCAGATTACCTTGGGGTATTACCTAAGCAGAAAAGGGTGAACCTAGAATGGTATCAAATACCAGAATACTGGGGTGATCCTAAGAAAAGAGACATTGTCTTGAAATATAACTTAGATGACGTAAAGGCAACTTATCTCCTAAAGGATGTATTCTTTCCCTTTGGGGAGCAGTTGACCGAAATTTCTGGACTTCCTTTAGACCAACTATCGATGGCAAGTATGGGTTATAGAGTAGAGTGGCTTCTTATGAGACAGGCAAAGAAATTCAATGAGCTGATACCAAACAGAGCCGAAAGAAAATACGACAGTTATAGGGGAGGACTCGTAATAGAGCCGAAACCCGGTCTTCACGAAGATGTAGTGGTTCTGGACTTCAGCTCCATGTATCCTTCTATAATGATAAAATACAACATAGGTCCCGATACCTTAGTTAGTGGAGAGTGTGATGATTGTTGGACGGCCCCAGAAGTCGGTTATAAGTTCAGGAAAGACGTAGACGGGTTCTACAGGAGTATCCTCAACTTCCTAATTGAGGAGAGAAGAAAGGCAAAGGAAGAACTAAATCGAGCCACGGACGAATATGAGAAAAGGAGACTAGATGAGAGGCAAAGGGCGCTGAAGATAATGGCTAACACCATGTACGGGTATATGGGTTGGTTAGGTGCTAGATGGTACAGTAGGGAGGGGGCAGAGGCAGTTACTGCATGGGGAAGGGAGATAATAATGAACGCGGCCAAGGTGGCTAAGGAATTCGGATACGATGTGATATATGGTGACACCGACTCCATCTTCGTCAAGGGTGATATGCATTCCCTGGATAGACTGGTTCAGAGTATCATAGGCAAATTGGATCTGGAAATAAAGATCGACAAGAAATACAAGAAAGTCTTTTTCACGGAGAACAAAAAAAGGTATGCCGGACTTACATACGATGGAAAGATAGATATTGTAGGGTTTGAGGCTATCAGAGGAGATTGGTGCGAACTTGCCAAGGAGGTTCAAAGAGACGTTATCGAAAAAGTGTTGCTTAAGGGAGTCGATGAGGCAGTTAAGACAGCAAGAGAAGCAATCATGAAAGTTAAGAGGAGGGAATTCGATCTTCATGATATGATTATATGGAAATCCCTAGATAAGGGATTAGACGAATATGAAGTTGATGCACCACACGTGATAGCAGCAAAGAAGGCTATGAACGCTGGATTTGCTATCTCCAAAACCGGAAAAATCGGTTATGTGATACTTAAGGGGGGAGGAAAGATCTCAGATAGAGTCGAACCCTATTTTCTTGTCAAGGATAAGTCAAGGATAGACACCGAATATTATGTGGATAAACAAATAGTTCCCGCAGTTATGAGAATTCTGGAATCGTTTGGGGTGAAAGAAAATAACTTGAAAGGAGCAGGGATAGATATAATGGATTATTTCAGGGACCGATAA
- a CDS encoding radical SAM protein, which produces MGGKMVVFISGECGDSCYYCPVSEGRFGKDQAYVNELKVSDLYDFVHESYRMNALGAGITGGDPLLHLDRVVELITILKDEFGKSYHVHLYTTGRYATNDALSELAKAGLDEIRFHPTKIQYLSAIERALKFQMDVGIEIPAIPGEEEKISNLIKWAKEKGVKFVNINELELTERNFQNLNTKGLRVSHGLAGVSGSFQTSLMVLEKFSESEISLHYCSSVYKDVVETRTRFIRTLRVSGKPYEEISGEGTSVRMLVKTNQDLSELGERRGDSYIIHPSMLDSLPMNNVTEIWLIEQLPYGQKISEKLIYPKSKNS; this is translated from the coding sequence ATGGGAGGCAAGATGGTTGTATTTATATCAGGAGAGTGTGGAGACTCGTGTTATTACTGTCCTGTGAGCGAGGGCAGATTTGGTAAAGATCAAGCCTACGTAAACGAACTTAAGGTCTCGGATCTCTACGACTTCGTTCATGAATCATATAGAATGAACGCTCTAGGTGCAGGGATAACTGGCGGAGATCCTCTGCTCCATTTGGACAGGGTAGTCGAGCTCATAACAATTCTAAAAGATGAGTTCGGAAAGTCCTATCACGTTCATCTCTACACTACTGGAAGGTATGCTACCAATGATGCTCTATCAGAACTAGCTAAGGCTGGGCTTGATGAAATTAGGTTTCATCCGACTAAGATTCAATACCTTTCAGCAATCGAGAGGGCACTCAAATTTCAAATGGATGTCGGAATAGAAATCCCTGCGATTCCTGGAGAGGAGGAAAAGATATCCAATCTGATAAAATGGGCCAAAGAGAAGGGAGTGAAATTTGTAAATATTAACGAGCTAGAGCTCACGGAGAGAAATTTTCAGAATCTAAATACAAAAGGTCTTAGAGTTAGTCATGGGTTAGCAGGAGTTTCCGGGAGCTTTCAGACGTCTCTAATGGTACTGGAGAAGTTTAGCGAATCTGAGATATCATTGCATTATTGTAGCTCGGTGTACAAGGATGTGGTAGAGACAAGAACAAGGTTCATACGAACGCTGAGGGTTAGCGGTAAACCCTATGAGGAGATCTCAGGTGAAGGAACTTCGGTGAGAATGCTAGTCAAGACAAATCAAGACCTTTCGGAGCTAGGTGAGAGAAGAGGAGACTCGTACATTATTCACCCTTCCATGCTTGACTCCCTTCCCATGAATAACGTGACCGAAATATGGTTAATAGAACAGCTCCCTTACGGCCAAAAGATATCTGAGAAATTAATTTATCCTAAATCTAAGAATAGCTAA
- a CDS encoding nucleotidyltransferase domain-containing protein, whose product MQVTYDTEHWGILKELRRISISVLDKLQEGSMKGYVYGSVARGDVKSTSDVDVIVFSPNLVWLDLMEADHKFIVQATPGSTPKAYIALDPEERTVISFPLGKLTGVEEDFYRFGGLIDKEALLRDERVPGVNKQLQLIIPTREGHDEIPLRGNEDLAVRLTKVSMATVLQREKLLTRRKERGKTGTFLTYELRSDESIQQAVRDLFKENKFFRRNIDRGRDKR is encoded by the coding sequence GTGCAAGTGACATATGATACTGAGCACTGGGGTATACTGAAAGAACTTAGGAGGATTTCAATTTCAGTTCTTGACAAACTTCAAGAGGGTTCCATGAAAGGTTACGTTTACGGATCTGTTGCACGGGGAGATGTTAAATCAACCAGTGATGTTGACGTAATCGTTTTCTCTCCGAACTTAGTGTGGCTTGACTTAATGGAAGCTGATCATAAGTTCATAGTTCAAGCTACGCCAGGATCCACACCAAAGGCCTATATAGCGTTGGATCCAGAGGAGCGAACCGTAATTTCCTTCCCATTGGGCAAGCTCACAGGAGTAGAAGAGGACTTCTACAGGTTTGGGGGATTAATCGATAAGGAGGCGTTGCTCAGGGATGAGAGGGTGCCTGGAGTAAACAAGCAGTTACAGCTGATTATTCCAACTAGAGAAGGGCACGATGAGATTCCATTGCGTGGGAACGAGGACTTGGCTGTAAGATTAACTAAAGTCTCAATGGCAACAGTTCTACAAAGGGAGAAGCTTTTAACAAGGAGAAAGGAAAGAGGAAAAACTGGAACTTTTTTAACATATGAGTTAAGGTCAGATGAGAGCATACAACAGGCCGTAAGGGATTTGTTTAAGGAAAACAAATTCTTTCGAAGGAACATTGATAGAGGCAGAGATAAAAGGTAG
- a CDS encoding site-2 protease family protein, which yields MSATVNFFLGLIAFWAIVLALRNYLSKKGFTVYPLFLMWKRETRDQWLPRLANSKGFKIFEIASVILAIISMAGGVFLILSALSALLIPAKASSVKLEPIIPGVTVGLDQAPYILFSIGVSVLVHELMHAISSTSNKVPVKGGGVILLGFFPGAFVEPDENSFMSSTLSSKLKIVSAGIAINLILAGIFFPLAVYLPSLLSQGIYIDGVIPNSAAYNASIHGGYVLESVNGIRVTTPSQLKAILDNGTRYTLGLITPHGLETINVTSQSHFLGVYISYYYSPLVYPFLSFFLWMFIVNFSLALLNGAPLIITDGGKIFTEILKRFHVSENVSMAIQGLLVLLLIIAISMSFIPQ from the coding sequence ATGTCAGCTACCGTCAACTTCTTTCTTGGTCTGATCGCTTTCTGGGCTATCGTACTGGCCCTTAGGAATTACTTGAGCAAGAAAGGCTTCACCGTATATCCCCTCTTCCTTATGTGGAAGAGAGAGACCAGAGATCAATGGCTCCCAAGATTAGCTAATTCTAAGGGTTTTAAGATATTCGAGATAGCCTCAGTGATCCTTGCAATTATCTCCATGGCTGGGGGAGTATTCCTGATTTTGTCAGCTTTGTCTGCCCTACTCATACCCGCCAAGGCTTCGTCAGTCAAACTGGAACCTATTATTCCAGGCGTAACTGTGGGACTAGATCAAGCTCCATATATTCTATTTAGCATAGGGGTTTCGGTTTTGGTTCACGAGCTAATGCATGCAATATCTTCAACTTCAAATAAGGTTCCTGTGAAGGGAGGAGGAGTTATTCTTTTGGGGTTCTTCCCAGGCGCTTTCGTAGAACCCGATGAGAACTCTTTCATGAGTTCGACGTTATCCTCTAAACTCAAAATCGTGTCCGCAGGCATAGCAATAAACCTGATCCTCGCAGGAATATTTTTTCCATTGGCAGTTTATCTTCCCTCCCTACTTTCTCAAGGGATATACATTGATGGAGTTATTCCGAACTCTGCAGCGTATAACGCCTCGATTCATGGAGGATATGTCTTGGAAAGCGTGAATGGGATAAGGGTAACTACTCCCTCTCAACTTAAGGCAATATTGGACAATGGAACCAGGTATACCCTAGGTCTCATAACTCCTCATGGCTTAGAGACCATTAATGTTACTTCGCAGTCTCACTTTTTAGGAGTATATATTTCCTACTATTACTCCCCGCTGGTTTATCCGTTCTTGAGTTTCTTCCTATGGATGTTTATCGTAAACTTCAGCCTCGCTTTACTGAATGGGGCTCCTCTCATAATCACCGATGGAGGGAAAATATTCACAGAAATATTGAAAAGATTCCACGTCAGTGAAAACGTATCTATGGCCATTCAAGGCCTTTTAGTCCTGTTACTAATTATTGCAATATCTATGTCTTTCATTCCTCAATGA
- a CDS encoding DUF1122 family protein: MIEAEIKGRKLRSENLLSTHIAELKTFDLILDGRLVGRCHYFLGRGYYPPWIELDYDPWPRREQIEVDIFKVFFDLLKENGRFFVTYYKDSSTFGAIMRGLSIADTELGRSLIRAGFTWFKNWYFPEGGNEGGMKVQANKNMDINVRKRHLTELLAEVKTPESRELIAELLAQGQSRDRSLQ, translated from the coding sequence TTGATAGAGGCAGAGATAAAAGGTAGGAAACTGAGGTCAGAGAACTTATTATCTACCCATATTGCTGAGTTGAAGACCTTTGATTTAATCTTAGACGGAAGGTTAGTGGGAAGATGTCATTATTTTTTAGGAAGAGGGTATTACCCGCCCTGGATAGAGCTAGATTATGATCCTTGGCCGAGACGGGAACAGATAGAGGTAGATATTTTCAAAGTATTTTTCGATCTTCTTAAGGAGAACGGGAGATTCTTTGTAACATACTACAAGGATTCTAGCACTTTCGGTGCAATCATGAGAGGACTCTCAATTGCAGACACCGAGTTAGGTAGATCCCTGATAAGGGCCGGGTTCACTTGGTTTAAGAACTGGTACTTTCCTGAAGGGGGCAATGAAGGAGGAATGAAAGTGCAGGCAAACAAAAATATGGATATTAACGTTAGGAAACGGCACTTAACAGAATTATTAGCAGAAGTTAAAACCCCAGAAAGCAGAGAGCTAATCGCTGAGTTACTTGCTCAAGGGCAATCCAGAGATAGGTCTTTACAATAG
- a CDS encoding 3'-5' exonuclease, giving the protein MRVSVFVLDFSYDVEDNVPEIYIWGIDENGNRVVIIEKTFRPYFYVLPKDGTNLKQISEQIRALSKQQSPITQISEKEMKYFGTPLKVLRVETVIPVFVRTYREEIAKINGVKEVLEADIRFYMRYSIDTNVRPFFWITAEVDEIKREGAAQESIANCIF; this is encoded by the coding sequence ATGAGAGTTAGCGTCTTCGTATTGGATTTCTCATATGATGTGGAGGACAACGTTCCTGAAATCTACATCTGGGGAATTGACGAAAACGGAAACAGGGTTGTTATCATCGAGAAAACTTTCAGACCGTATTTTTACGTGCTTCCCAAGGATGGAACCAACTTGAAGCAGATCTCGGAGCAAATAAGGGCCCTTTCGAAGCAGCAATCTCCTATTACGCAGATTTCAGAAAAGGAAATGAAATATTTTGGAACTCCTCTTAAAGTTCTAAGAGTGGAGACAGTTATTCCAGTTTTTGTGAGAACATATAGAGAAGAAATAGCTAAAATTAATGGCGTTAAAGAAGTCCTTGAGGCGGACATAAGGTTTTACATGAGGTACTCAATCGATACGAATGTTAGACCTTTTTTCTGGATAACGGCTGAAGTTGATGAAATCAAGAGGGAGGGGGCGGCTCAGGAGTCCATTGCGAATTGTATTTTCTAG
- the lysS gene encoding lysine--tRNA ligase, producing the protein MKWDERRVQILEELRNRGINPYPQKYPLTHTVAQLRQIGNQRPDKPKESFLIGVRTAGRVANLRRHGKASFIDIFDDGERLQLYLRVNELGERYDEFFKIIDRGDIIGVEGDLFFTAKGELTLLVKDYTMLAKSLIEPPDWSVMSPEFRYSHRYVDFLYNDSARKSMELRFRIIREIRNFLGQEGFMEVETPILQPVYGGALARPFKSHVNYLNEDWYLRISLELYLKRFIVGGFNKVFEIGKVFRNEDIDVTHNPEFTLMELYWAYADYNDIMNLTERLFKFIADKVISSPTISYKIGDSTVEINLSSFRKVSIHDSLSEALGKNVETMSDEELKSLMQKYGLVPRGSLYIRGLMIEKLFDKLVTPNLIQPTFVVDYPIETTPLCKPHRSKPGLVERFELYIAGVEFANAYTELNDPILQDKLFKEEQDMMRRGDQEAHPYDRDFINALSYGMPPTGGLGIGIDRLVMLFTNNQSIKEVIPFPMVSSKLIEE; encoded by the coding sequence ATGAAATGGGACGAAAGGAGAGTTCAGATTTTGGAAGAGCTTAGAAACAGGGGAATAAATCCGTATCCACAAAAGTATCCTCTCACCCATACCGTGGCTCAATTGAGGCAGATTGGTAATCAAAGACCTGATAAGCCTAAGGAATCCTTCCTAATTGGGGTAAGAACGGCTGGGAGAGTTGCCAACCTTAGAAGGCATGGGAAGGCATCGTTCATAGATATATTTGATGATGGGGAGAGACTCCAGTTGTATCTTAGGGTGAACGAGTTAGGAGAGAGATACGACGAATTTTTCAAGATTATTGATAGGGGAGACATAATCGGGGTCGAGGGAGACCTCTTCTTCACAGCTAAGGGCGAGTTGACTCTTCTCGTCAAGGATTACACAATGCTAGCGAAGTCCCTCATAGAACCCCCAGATTGGAGTGTGATGAGTCCTGAGTTCAGGTATTCCCATAGATATGTGGATTTTCTCTATAATGACAGCGCGAGGAAGTCCATGGAACTTAGGTTCAGAATAATAAGGGAAATCAGGAACTTTCTAGGGCAGGAGGGCTTTATGGAAGTTGAGACACCAATACTGCAACCGGTCTACGGTGGAGCCTTGGCTCGACCCTTCAAATCACATGTTAACTACTTAAATGAGGATTGGTATCTTAGGATATCTCTCGAGCTCTATCTCAAGAGGTTCATAGTCGGCGGGTTCAATAAGGTTTTTGAGATAGGTAAAGTGTTTAGGAACGAAGATATAGACGTCACTCATAACCCTGAGTTCACGTTAATGGAGCTTTACTGGGCCTATGCTGATTACAACGATATAATGAATCTGACCGAGAGGCTTTTCAAGTTCATAGCAGACAAGGTAATCTCAAGCCCCACGATATCCTACAAGATTGGAGATAGTACGGTGGAGATCAACTTGTCTAGTTTCAGAAAGGTCTCAATACACGATTCCTTATCTGAGGCTCTGGGGAAGAACGTGGAAACCATGTCGGATGAGGAGCTTAAATCTCTCATGCAAAAATACGGCCTAGTTCCGAGGGGTTCCCTCTATATCAGAGGCTTAATGATCGAGAAGTTATTTGACAAGCTAGTTACGCCAAATCTAATCCAGCCTACCTTCGTCGTTGATTACCCGATTGAAACGACTCCTCTCTGTAAGCCACATAGGAGTAAACCAGGCCTAGTTGAAAGGTTCGAACTCTATATTGCTGGGGTGGAGTTCGCCAATGCCTACACTGAGCTTAACGATCCCATATTACAGGATAAGCTTTTCAAAGAGGAGCAGGATATGATGAGACGTGGGGATCAAGAGGCACACCCCTATGACAGGGACTTCATTAACGCTCTCAGTTATGGAATGCCTCCAACAGGCGGGTTGGGTATTGGGATTGATAGATTAGTTATGTTGTTCACCAATAATCAAAGCATAAAGGAGGTTATTCCGTTCCCCATGGTAAGTTCCAAGCTCATTGAGGAATGA
- a CDS encoding mRNA surveillance protein pelota codes for MKILEYDEKSNALKLHVENEDDLWLIHLLLSKGDIVVARTTRDVSMGNDSRRVPMIVELEVEFSEFQPFTSRLRIHGLVRDAPERYGIKGSHHTINLDIGDEIVIIKRWTKSLLERVKKQAERNKKIMIALVDQDELLIAIPMEQGIKILTERSLPGISDEDQSLESLAIDVTKEIEQYVKQYSPEAIIIAGPGPFKEIVRDKLKVKSKIYLDSVSSSSRSGLNEILRRDVIDQVMRDYQISIASRELERALALLAQNSSLITYGQDEVERASSLGAIQTLLVTDELLTLENEEMRKRIEAIMENVESKGGKVMIVPKDSPIFYQLKNLSGILAILRFRIN; via the coding sequence ATGAAGATATTAGAATATGACGAAAAGAGCAATGCATTAAAACTTCACGTTGAAAACGAGGACGATCTATGGTTAATACACTTGTTACTCAGTAAAGGCGATATAGTAGTAGCGAGGACTACTAGGGATGTTAGTATGGGTAATGATAGTAGGAGAGTTCCAATGATAGTTGAGCTCGAGGTAGAGTTCTCTGAGTTTCAACCGTTTACCTCCAGGTTAAGAATTCACGGACTAGTAAGAGATGCCCCAGAAAGATATGGCATTAAGGGATCCCATCATACCATAAATCTAGATATTGGAGACGAAATAGTTATCATAAAGCGCTGGACTAAATCCCTACTAGAGAGGGTTAAGAAGCAGGCTGAAAGAAATAAGAAGATCATGATAGCACTTGTGGATCAGGATGAACTACTTATAGCGATACCGATGGAGCAGGGAATTAAGATATTGACTGAGAGAAGCCTCCCTGGAATATCTGATGAAGATCAGTCGCTGGAGAGCCTGGCCATTGATGTGACGAAGGAAATAGAGCAGTATGTTAAACAATACTCTCCTGAGGCCATAATCATAGCTGGACCTGGTCCCTTTAAGGAAATCGTAAGGGATAAGCTCAAGGTTAAATCAAAGATTTACCTTGATAGTGTTTCGTCGTCATCCAGATCTGGTCTCAATGAAATCCTCAGAAGAGACGTAATAGACCAAGTTATGCGTGATTATCAGATATCCATAGCTTCAAGAGAACTAGAAAGAGCCCTAGCTCTTCTAGCCCAGAACTCTTCGCTCATAACCTATGGGCAGGACGAAGTGGAAAGGGCATCTTCCCTAGGTGCAATTCAAACTTTACTCGTTACGGACGAACTCCTAACCCTTGAAAATGAGGAGATGAGAAAAAGAATAGAGGCGATTATGGAAAACGTTGAAAGTAAAGGTGGCAAGGTCATGATAGTACCCAAGGATTCACCAATATTTTACCAATTGAAAAATTTGTCAGGAATATTAGCTATTCTTAGATTTAGGATAAATTAA
- a CDS encoding transposase, with translation MELSTVNEVTLYGVRIMELVEGPGKISLTLVPKILPDDALLNKPVQEIERMALEEAERISPNYQRGKEVKRKGYASYRFLKGFKIVMVGREVRYELEWISVKLPVLYGEGRVRTQVEETLLREERKVFASLMLVYSVKGGKLNAKLWMPEIETGNDFKYVIVDGKYVKLKGRKAVLLVAMGVTREGKRAVLEVIISEAEDAMAYWSLLVRVWKKTSFVLVVADGIKALDRAISLAELHVGRQGCLVHLKRRATKEEREALDAITSSAELGKIKPETNPTLLSYLIADKKLWKWLKSNNLVESFNSLLERRRFGSFHSPWRILQLARAIALYYNLSAYFLITVIILQSSSFLSLYPKYTQ, from the coding sequence ATGGAACTATCAACTGTGAACGAGGTAACCCTCTACGGGGTCCGGATTATGGAGCTCGTAGAGGGACCTGGGAAGATATCCCTCACGCTCGTCCCCAAGATATTACCCGATGACGCCTTATTAAACAAACCGGTCCAGGAGATCGAGAGGATGGCCTTGGAGGAAGCTGAGAGGATTAGTCCCAACTACCAGAGAGGTAAGGAGGTCAAGAGGAAGGGTTACGCGAGCTACAGGTTCCTGAAGGGGTTCAAGATCGTGATGGTGGGGAGGGAGGTGAGGTACGAGTTGGAGTGGATATCGGTGAAGCTGCCCGTGCTTTACGGTGAGGGGAGGGTGAGGACCCAGGTCGAGGAGACTCTGTTAAGGGAGGAGAGGAAGGTCTTCGCGTCCCTAATGTTGGTCTACTCAGTGAAGGGAGGTAAGTTGAATGCCAAGCTCTGGATGCCTGAGATTGAAACGGGCAACGACTTCAAGTACGTTATAGTTGACGGGAAGTACGTGAAGCTCAAGGGACGAAAGGCGGTCCTCCTCGTGGCTATGGGCGTGACACGGGAGGGAAAGAGGGCGGTCCTCGAGGTCATCATAAGCGAGGCTGAGGACGCCATGGCCTATTGGAGTCTCCTGGTCAGGGTCTGGAAGAAGACCAGCTTCGTCCTGGTGGTGGCTGACGGGATCAAGGCCTTGGACAGGGCGATCTCCCTAGCTGAACTTCACGTGGGGAGGCAGGGCTGCCTGGTCCACCTCAAGCGTCGCGCGACCAAGGAGGAAAGGGAGGCCCTGGACGCGATCACCTCGTCAGCCGAGCTCGGCAAGATTAAGCCCGAGACCAACCCGACTCTTCTAAGCTACCTCATCGCCGACAAGAAGCTCTGGAAGTGGCTTAAGTCCAACAACCTGGTCGAGTCCTTCAACTCCCTCCTGGAGAGGAGGAGGTTCGGGTCGTTTCACTCTCCCTGGAGGATACTACAGCTCGCGCGGGCCATAGCGCTCTACTACAACCTATCGGCCTATTTTCTCATCACTGTAATAATATTACAGTCTTCTTCATTCCTCTCACTTTATCCGAAATATACCCAATAA